The genomic region aaagaaaatattacaaaatggaCAACATACAAGATACAACAAGCAATCTCTAAAGCAATAAATACTACTGGTCCTAGCGTTGACATTTTGTATTGAATACCCACAATCCACCACCCACCCCAATATGCCCGccccctgtccctcctccaAGTCCACCCACCCCCGCGGACTCCACCCCAAAGGTaaacaacaaccaaaataaTAAAGACAACGCAATGGAACGATGCACATTTACACGGTAACCCCTCCCACCCATCCCCACCCCCctaaaatatttatgtacatttaaaGAAGAACAAGTAACATCACAATTAAAGTTGTTCCTCAGTAAGAGAGGTGTCTCCACGATCCTCATGCCCTCCAGGGTTTGAACAGATGTCAAATGATTGGTTCGCAAGCTCgtatttaatacaaataatgaagGAGAACCAACTCTTTCAAGAAAAGGGCTCATTGAATAGTCATCTAACCTACCTTTTTAAATCTGTCATTTAAACATGTTCAAGTGGAAATACATAACCCTTTTCTGTTACACTACAAagtaaagacaaaaagaaaagttCATAAAAATGTTGGCAGATTCACAAAGCTATACTCTACAGCTCACTGTATTATTATTGAATTataataattagattttttgaTAATGAGGGTCAAATATTGACCAATGAACTTtgataaaacaagaaaaaaaatgtaaagcctTATGGCACGGAAACAGAAAGGCAGAAGGAAACGACAAACACAGCGAAGAAAGAGGGCCTGAATCGAGGTGTGCGGAGCTAGAACAAGGGGGAGGAGGACAGCAGTGAGGAGGAAGGCTACTCTACAGACTTGGTCACGAGGGACAGAGGCTGGGGGGCCGTGGAGTTGGGGTGCAGCGAGTGGGAATGACACAGCGACGCCGTCGAGGGCCTGGCGAGGGAGACGCCAGAGGAGCCGTGGTGGTGGGCCCCGTTGTGGGCCGGACTGGGCGTTCTGCCTGCTGTGGCGGTAGAGTTTTCCAGCAGAACCAAGGATGGCGGAGGGGGATGCCCAGCCAGGAGGTGCGGGTGGTGGAGAGGCTGGTGGGCCGGTTTCATAGTCAGTGACAGAGGTTGCATTTGTTCAGTCTGAGGTTTGGACTCTTTCGAGGAGGGGGAGGGTGCCACcgaggagggggaggatggggggGAGTCTAGTATGCTTCCATCCGAAGAGGGAGGACTGGCACAGCTGCCTTCACCTTGGATATAGCGAATGCACTTTTTTTTCCTCCTGgacatggggggggggacaaagaAATAGGTTTTTAGCGTGACATCCCGTTTCCGACAAACTTCTACTTGGGCAATAGCTGAGTATTGGCATTCGACTTAAATGCGCCGTCTTGTTTCATTAGAGTGATGAAACTAATGAATGCGATCAAATCTAAAACCTATGTGTGGAACTTTTCTTTCCCTCTGGCGCATGAAAGGGGTTGCCAAGACTACAGCTACGCTGAAGACTGAGGTTGTCAAATTCCCATGAAAAACATTGAGTACAccgaacagacagacaggacaatgACACAGGAGAGGCAGCGTGAGAATGAAGATGCCGGATGAGAAATGGACGGAGATATAAAGGTTGAGGGACATGGTTTTCGCGGCAGAGGTCAATCAACTCCCTTCCTTAAAAGTGTTTCCTCACAGGCTTGTGATGTTGATGGAAACAGAGAGCCGGCCCTGGTGAAGAGCTGCCACCAGGGATCACCCTGCTTCTCCCTCCTCATTTCCCTCCACCGTAAAGACACAGAGGTTAAAGGTAAGGGGAACCAGACTGCGCTTCACCTGCCCctaagacgtgtgtgtgtgtgtgtgtgagtgtgtgtgagaatgcgtgagtgcatgtgtggggTCACGGCGTCATGTTTGCATCTCTGTTGGGGTCGGGACCCTCCCCTGCCTGGCGCGCCTGCAGCCAACCCGTCTCGCTCCGTGGAACAGACCACAATGCAACTGCTCTGAATGATCACTCAAGAGgcgggcatgtgtgtgtgtgtgtgtgtgtgtgtgtgtagggggctCTGCCCACTTTCTCTTACCCTGACCTCTACAACAACTACTTATCACAAGGTCTGTGCCTGCCTGAAGGGAACAGACTCAGTGCTCCAGACTGTTGCTGGCTCACAGGGACGCCGAGCCGAGAGGAGAACAGagctgggagggaggggggagggaggggcgggCGGGCGGGGGCAGTAAGTGAGGAAAACAATGCTGTGCTTCAGCTCGCCTTTGATAAATGGAAGCATCTGTTCTATTATTCAATCAAGGGTAAGGCCTGTTTCTCAAGTCATACCCTGCCTGTACTTCTGCAGGTAAAGGTTTCACACAAATACCGTGTGAGAGCGaaggatgtggggggggggtcgatCACTGACAACTGATGAGACAGTGGAATGAGAGGGGAAGAATGGCGAAAGAAGACATCTGGACAGCCACACGGTACACTCATAAAACTCTGACCAAGCAGGCATGCACTTCTGTACAACGATTAAACGACACGGACACAGAGGGAAGGAGACGCGCATGGGGAAATGTTCACTGAAAAGCAAAGAGAGTCGGGTTGAAGTAAGGGACTTGGCCTGCTTGGCTGTCACAGAACCCATGTGTATAATGGCTGCTTGCTACCAGCGTTACATACTATTGCCCTGCCGGTGTTAAGCCAGCCCCCTTCTGTCAGAGCTGAAGTGATAACTGCCTGTCAAAACGGCTACAAATGAGCTAATATCCATTTTTTAAGAGACATATCGATTGAtagtatgtgtctgtgtaacaTATTGATTTCCCCCCCGTCTCCGGGGGAATTACTCCAGACGCATCTTTCAGGAAATAGAACCCAGTGAGGTCTGTTAACCTCTCGGCTCCTTAAACGAACCAGGAATTATCGGAGGTTATTCCCAAGCCTGGCCCTCTGACGCTGCGCTGCCGCCGAGCTTATCGTCGGCACGTTGACGGGCTGCATCAGTAAACCCGGCAGATATCATGTGTTTATCAATGTGATCCACTGTGTATGATTTGGTGTCCACCCAAGCTAGCCGTTCTGATGTTTAAACTGAGTGCGCAGCGTTGCCAAGAGAGCCGTAGCCCCGCGACGGGTTTTTTTCGTATGAACTCGGGCGTTACGAAACAACGTAGCGGGACAATGCCTTCCGGTACTCTATCTTATGGGTGAGCAGTCTGTCTGAGGCAACTCTTTATGTAATAAGTGCAGATGAATATTGAAAACTGAAGGATGAGATGCATGCCTTGGGTTGACCACGGTGATATACAGTACCAAATACAGGGCAAGCTAGACACAGAAGGGTATTACTTAGCAGAAACAAATACCTACCATGAAAATATTCCCAATTCAAAGACTGCTTGTGTCAGAACAGAAAGACAACAGGTAGGGACTAAGTAAGGGTTATCAGAGAGgagtttggaggaggaagaagaggaggaggaagagggcaTAGAAGAAAGTCACTCTGGTGCCCTCTGAGAAGCAGGGCCAATTGAGACAGATACTTAAGACAGTCAGGATGGCAGGCATTTACAAACAGCCTCGGTAGAAAATGGATTTCAGTCTTTCAGATACGATAGTATCACGAATCAGGTAATGCCTTTTACAATAAAACTAAAGGAAAACCACCAAATGTCGCCTACTTAACTGTTTTTAGTACACCTTTGCGACTAGGACTTTGCCGTGGTATAATTGCTGAGGTAATGGACTCACAACAATGCTAGTAAATCCATTTTCTGCCGCCAGGCTTttaatttcccccccaaaaaaagaagcGAAATGTCCTGCTATGAGACGATAGAGCAGAACATTCTCTGATCAGGAAGACGAACAGATAAAAGAGTAAGTGCCATCAATCAACACATGGAAGGAAACAGAATCCGGGTATTTTTAGGATGGGCATCTTGAAGGTGTGGGAGAAGGAAGTGGTTGTCATTCTGCTTGTCCCCCTGGACATGCTACAGGTGTGTACCTGCATGGTTTGCACCATAAACTCAGCTGGTCAAGCCCGAACAAGGCACGACACTTCTTTGGGGTATTTGCATCTGTTAGCCAAAGAGgtagacacacagacaatacaAGAACACAGAGAATGCACATGTCATTGGACAGACAACATATGTAGCCAGGGCTTAGGTTTGAGCTGTCAGCACCGGGACTTCCTCCTGACAGACCAGGCCATCACGTCTCCAGCTCCTCTTAGACCCAGGCTGCTGTCTGAGTCCTGCCCATTATTAGAACTAATTACCCAAGAGAATATTCCTCagaggaccccccccccccccgaacccACATTTAGACTGACGCACGGACACACACCACACGCGCAGACACCCACTCGTGTCCCGTTCACCTCACTCCCCAAAACACCCATAAAACTAGAGGCAGGGCAGACTGGCAGGGCTGGGTTGGAGAAGACCTGGGAGTAGGCGAAAGCCTGGCAAAGGAAGGGCAGCCGGAAGCGGGGGGAGGCGGGAGGAAGTCCCGGCTCGGCGGGCAGCCGTAACCTGGCCCTGGCATTCATGCCggcacacaccatacacacctgCATGGGCCACACCAGTTATTCTGCTGATCGAGCCCAAAGCGTGCTCGACACTTCTTAGGAGCGCTCAGGTCTGACGCCACAACAGGGAAGGGAAGCcagcagagaggaggaggaaaaacCCAAAAGGgggaagaaagaggagagaaataaagcagaaaaaaaaaacggaaaCCAGTGAGTCGCTGAGTCGTGGCATATTTGgctattcccccccccccccaccccaataaAAGAGATGCAAGTAACTGTTCAGAATATCTCTACAAAAAGATTGTCAGGAGACACGGTTAGTGTTTCAGACATTAGTCAAATCAAGCCACAagcaaaatcaaaacaaatgcagAAATGTGCAGAGATTAAATCAAACACAATAATGGTCGTATCTGCTTTATAAATGGCTAAAAATGTCAAGCTTATTTGTCAAAGGATGAGaataaaatggggggggggggggtgtgcagACGTGATTACATTTCTGCTAATGGTCATTTGTAGCGGTGTGCTTTCCTTGCAGTATTTAGAAAGTGGAAGGTATATGGGGCAGGATAGGCAGGGAGAGGCAGTCGGGACAGACTCTTCTACATAGGGAAGGTTAATCCCAGCCAGGAAAAGCATTAAAAGGCAAGGATCCCAGTACCTTGACCTGAATTCAAACACCTGACTCAAAGTGTTCCTTTACGCTGACCCGTCAACTACTGAAATGGGACGCGACCTTAGCGGCTAAATCAAATGGAGAGCAGCGTGACACTTGGGTCAGTGGAGGAACCGTGTGTTGAGCGGTTTAAATCCAGGCCTTAGTTTGAGCAGGGTCCGTGTAGGAGTGGACCGGTCCCACTCATGCCAGCCCagagacaggcacagacaccGCTACTGAAGCAGATAGATTAAGGAGGTTTACCCTGACTGACGTCACATCCCTGGGTCATAGCACTAAGGACTTTATCAGTCAACTCTTAGGCAGACCGACTACAGCACATACTGATTTGGCCAAATGGGAGAGATTGTTCTGGAATGATTAGCTTTAACCAAAGATACTTTTGCTGGTATAGTAAATAAAAATTTGTAGGATAGACACagataaacattttaagaataaaaGCAGCAAACAAAGCAAGTAACATTCTTAAAAGATATTGCATTTAGCTTAgtaaaatttatttttaacattatatatatatatatacatacatacataataaactaaaaagagaagaaaaaaaaaacaagttagTAATTTAAGACTCAAAATGACATTAGCACCTGTAATTGGAGGGAGTGAAAGGCAAGGGTTTGGAAAATATTCTCTGTGTTCTGAAAAAGAGAACAGATAGAGGAGCCTTCAAGAGGGGATGTGTCACGTGAACCAACGGAATACAGTTTAATATCCTCCTCAACTCACAGTAAGATCAGAAGAAATACCAATAAGAACAATATCAAACCAAGAAATAATAGAATTAGCAAACCTCCTTAATTTTAAGATGTGGgtgattttttttcagttttcattGTGTGATTTAAAAAGCATGCGTGAAGACAAGCAGCGGAAGCCCAAGTtacggggacacacacacacacacacacacgcgcacacacaccacgcacgcGACTACGTTACAAACACAAGCACAAGTCTGTCCGCAAGACACGGCCATTaaaacacgcaaacacacacacaacactggcaAAGTTAATGGCTCTCACAACGCTTGAATTTCACATTCTCAAAACACACATGACAGTATCGTAAATGCTGGGGGGCTGAATCAGGCCTCTGTGGGGAGGATGAGaaaggctggggggggggggctcatgCATATTCAATGTTATTAGCTGGGGAAGGCTAAAGGAGGGGATGGgaaatggagggggggggggggttggggggcgAGCAAGTCTaccatgtaaatatttaattgagtggcaaaactaaaataataacaacGAGCCAGGCACAACTACACCAAAAGGACAGAAAGCAATTGAAAATAACAAACGTGTTGACTTTTATGTTGTGAGATATAACACAGGACTGACACATGAGGGCGCTCCTCTAATAGGACAGATAATTGCAGATCACTTACCATTGCCCTCTCCTGGTTGCTTATCCCTTTTTCTCTTCTTCTTTTTCCCCTGTTGGTTACCCgccaaaaaaagagaaatagacAGGAACCTTAGTTATTATATTGCAGAAGACCCGAGGCATGAAATAAAATCAGGGGCCCATTTTACTTTCTATTCATTCATGCACTCTTTCCCTGTTGGCTGTTTATGACTGACCCTGCAGGACATAGCAGAattttctcttctccctctaaAAAAATCAAAACGTTTTCATTGATGTAATATTTTAGTCTTATGGTCCATGTTAAGgcattgttttagttttttgtgagGGACGCTGATTTATGCAGAATGCTTCGGGCAGTCTGAGAGCAGTCAGGCTCAGTGGTCAACTAGACTTTTGCAAAGGGTGTATGAGGACCTCTGAACTGCTTGGATACACACCAACACTGTGAGACAATGTTTCCACAGCATCAGAATGTCAGGTCTCTAAGACGCCCTGTTTCTATAGGCCAGTATATGTACTGTAAAGCAGGGGATCTCAACTCCAAGCCTGGGGACTACTGCTTCTTTTCTATTCTGCCTGATAGTTCATTGCATTCACCTGGTGTTCCAAGTCTAACTTAGTCAATATTTAGAGGGCTACAATGAAAACCAGCAGTACTTTGGGTCCCAAGGCCTGGCGTGGAGAACCACTGGTTTAAATGATGCTGCAGACTGACTGTGGCGTTCAGGGAACCAGGTAAAACTCAGTTCAGGCTGAACCGACGGTTCTCTCATCCCAGGTACATGTCGCTGTGAGGGGAGGGGGAGTACAGGACGTACGTGTTGAAAACTTAAAAACTTACATAGTTGTCTCGTGCTGACCAGCCGGGGTAGAGCTGCATGTGAAGCTGTCGCTCTTTCCTGGCCAACTCGTAGTACTTGGCCTGTTCCTCCCGTGATAGGGCGTGCCACTGCAGAGGAAAacacaggggggggggggcggaagATTGTGAATAGGAGCTATGGCCGTGTTCAGCCTGGGAGACATGAGGTGTAGAGACGAGGACCTGTTAGCAGGCCAACAGTCAAAATAAACcatgcggtgtgtgtgtgtgtgtgtgagtgagtgtgtgtgtgtgtgtgtgctggacaCGTTCCTAGTCTTGGGTACAGGGAGACATGAGACTGAATGCACGGCGTCACGGTGGCGTTCTCTCTCACCCTTCGTCCCAGGATCTGGTTGATGGCGGCGCTCTCCTTCAGCGTGCACTCTGCCACCACCTTGGCCCTCATCTCCTTCATGTAGAGCATGAAGGCGTTCAGGGGCTTCTTTATGTGCGGCTGCTTCTTTTTCTCGTCCTCCTTCTTGGAGTCCTGGTGTTTTCTGTGGAGCGTGTACAGTATAGTACTGTAGAGTTGGCAAATACCAACAATTGGTATTAAACGGCATATTCTAACAGTGGACTTGAGAACAGCAACAGCAGCGGGGTGAAGTCTCCCTGTGCTGCTGCTGTTTCCgatggtgaaaaaaaaaagagccgAGCGGGCGTGTTGTACTCACGAGCTGTTCAGGCCGATGTCGCTGTGGGAAGACTCCTGCTTGACGTTGGGCGTGACGATGGCTGGGTGGGGGATGCCCGTCTGGTGCAAACTGTGGTGGGGGGGGACCATGTGGTGAGGAAACCTGGAGGACAGAAAACTGTGTAAATCGTCAGAGTGGACACGTGTGAAATGGAGGATGggcacatagacacacagcaGAGACAATCTATTGGCCTTCACCACAGACACGTGCGTACAGGTTCTGCCGCGAGCCGAATCCGACCTTGAGGTCCGAAAATCCCTCAGCCACATCCTAGCTAACGCGAGAGCTTGAGCTTCGCACTTTCAAGGGAGGATTCGGCCCATCCTATCACATTAGTCTCACAATTGCATAGTAAAGTCAACACAATACACGCTTCACCATCATAACATGCCCTACAGTACGTTCACTTTGTATTGgagtgggaagagtttctcacGGAAAACAGGACAAACCGAAGGTTCATCTGTGACAGGCCAAAGTGGCCCACACTGCCCCTTCAACCGTGTGCCCTTTGCAATGGGTTTTCTAAAGTCCTCCATGTTTGGTGCCGTGACCCGACTCCCCAGGAAAAGTGATCGGCTCCTCTTCACAAGCTGCCCATCTATGAAGGCTTTGAGCCAATCGGTCGTGTGAGCTAATGTCACTTCTGAGGTCATCACTTCAGCTTTAACCAATGGCAAGACACCTTTTCCCCACGCGTCACTGGGCTGGGCCCGTTCTATCACGCCGGATCAGAATCATTAATGGGTGTTATCGTTTCCCGTCTCCCCTCTGCTATGTCTTCACAACACTGGATAATGACTTCTTCATCTCCCACAGCTTCACTGATTGAGGGTTAATAACCCGCATCTACAGTTTCACTTCACAGGGCtgagcgcgcgtgtgtgtgtgtgtgacagcgtaATTGTGTGGACGACGATGTGTGTACGTATTCAGAACATACACCTCAGCTCCGATACACGACCATATACAAACCATAGGAAGCGAGTGGAGGAcgaaggagggggagaaggaataattcttccttttttttttttattctttttttttttttaaacagctcATTATCTGTCTGAGTCTGGCTGCATGGCTTGGAGCCAGAATATAATGATGAGCATAAACTCGCCAGGAACAACTAGTTTCTGTTGCAGGCCATCTCTGGGGAGTTTGTGtgtttcctccctccctctgctcttctcccctcccttcATCACTGACACGTTTCTGTTTGCGCCGTGTCATCTGCTGAGGGGACCGCGGTGGTGGCTGCGGATCTCCCATCATTAGGCTGCTTCATttcccctgctctctctctctttctctcggtgCACTTGTTAAAATCTCCTCTGTTCCAGCATCCAttttttcctctccttctccaccctcCTGCTCCCTCACCACCTCCgcactcccccctccctccatcttctcctctcctccctccctctcctcccccagctGCCACCACACGGCCCAGGTTATGGTTAAAACATGACGGCCAGTCCTTTGATGCGCGGGGGCACCATCATCCACACTCATCAGCACAGAACAGCGCCTTGGACCAATTTAGccgacagagggagagagagaggggacccCCAACCCCCAGGCTTCTACGTCTCAATCTGAAAGGCAGGGATGGGGGTGGGTCGTCGGTTGCAACGCAGGCCCGGTGTTAGCCAGTGCCATTTAATTGCCAACGCAAGGCGGCACCCCCGTGCCTGTTTAATGTATAATGACTCGGCCGGGCACTTTCCCTTTCGCAGGAAAAAACCCAGGATGTGCAGTGGTgaacgggggtggggggtgtgtgtgtgtgggggggggggggggggcatatcaAAGGGCAGGCATTGGGTAGGGGGCGAGGGGCCTACACCTCCTCCCACATGTCACACATGGGCCCGGCAGAGATAATGGACCTACACGGATCCAACCCCATTATCAAAATGCCTTTCATTTGCTCTGTCCACTAACTGTGCTCTGTCTCGCCTGTCCTTTCCTGTTCCCTTTCagggaatgtattttttaacaGGACCTAGGTGTTAAGTGTTCAGGTATGAGAGACAGACTCGCTCTTTGGCATCCAAATCGGGCCGGTATGTGGCACAGCTTTCTAATACTGAGCTGCTGGTTCTCTTGTTGGGACCACAGAACAGCTCAGTCCCTTTAGGATGGCAGGTTAAAGGCACAGACCCGGATTTTACAAATACTGAATGGGTGTGCatagttaaaaataaattggttaAATTATCCAAACATTTTCCTCTCTGTGCCATTTTTATACGTCACCGACAATCAaatcaaagattttttttttggtcaaatcCCCCGGTGCAGTTTTAACAAGGAAGTGCTAAAGACCCTTTCTCCAGAGAGATGGAGGCCTCCACCTATTTAGCTATGCTAATTCAATTAGGAGTCATCAGAAGGCATTACCTCTCCCAAGCCCTCCAGTCCATCCAATCCCCTTAGCCCCCATCCAGGAGATTCAATTAGCCTCGCTGTAAATAAGATGATCACAATGTAGAGGCCGTCATTAGGGGCGAATTAGCTGTCACTTAAAACACAGGTCCGCTGGATGCTGCCAGGGCCTGCCAAGGGCTCTACCAGACACCAGACGGCACCTGAAGGCAGGACCGCTAGGACTGGGCCAGGACACGGAGAGGGGGCCTGTGTTAGGGGGTTAATAGGAGTGGAAGAGGGGCCCAATAGGGGCAGGCATTACTAACCCTGCTAGACAGATACCACTCATGAGTAAAATGAAGCAAAGTGTCCCCAGAACCTCAGATCAACTGAAATATGCAGGTAATGTGTCCAAGTGAACACAAGGcgtgtatgcattttatatttaatgagAAGGAAACCAGGAAATAGGAgagtctttctctttctcaagtgaatgtgtttttctgcttctaattcaa from Esox lucius isolate fEsoLuc1 chromosome 5, fEsoLuc1.pri, whole genome shotgun sequence harbors:
- the tcf7l2 gene encoding transcription factor 7-like 2 isoform X14; this translates as MPQLNGGGGDDLGANDEMISFKDEGEQEEKISENSSAERDLADVKSSLVNESETNQNSSSDSEAERRPPPRSETFRDKTRESLEEAAKRQDGGLFKSPSYPGYPFIMIPDLTSPYLPNGSLSPTARTYLQMKWPLLDVNHGSLQSRQALKDARSPSPAHIVSNKVPVVQHPHHVHPLTPLITYSNEHFTPGNPPPHLQGDVDPKTGIPRPPQHPDISPYYPLSPGTVGQIPHPLGWLVPQQGQPVYPITTGGFRHPYPTALTVNASMQRFPHHMVPPHHSLHQTGIPHPAIVTPNVKQESSHSDIGLNSSKHQDSKKEDEKKKQPHIKKPLNAFMLYMKEMRAKVVAECTLKESAAINQILGRRWHALSREEQAKYYELARKERQLHMQLYPGWSARDNYGKKKKRKRDKQPGEGNEHREYFPNPCLSLPPITDLSAPKKCRARFGLDQQNNWCGPCRRKKKCIRYIQGEGSCASPPSSDGSILDSPPSSPSSVAPSPSSKESKPQTEQMQPLSLTMKPAHQPLHHPHLLAGHPPPPSLVLLENSTATAGRTPSPAHNGAHHHGSSGVSLARPSTASLCHSHSLHPNSTAPQPLSLVTKSVE
- the tcf7l2 gene encoding transcription factor 7-like 2 isoform X18, which codes for MPQLNGGGGDDLGANDEMISFKDEGEQEEKISENSSAERDLADVKSSLVNESETNQNSSSDSEAERRPPPRSETFRDKTRESLEEAAKRQDGGLFKSPSYPGYPFIMIPDLTSPYLPNGSLSPTARTYLQMKWPLLDVNHGSLQSRQALKDARSPSPAHIVSNKVPVVQHPHHVHPLTPLITYSNEHFTPGNPPPHLQGDVDPKTGIPRPPQHPDISPYYPLSPGTVGQIPHPLGWLVPQQGQPVYPITTGGFRHPYPTALTVNASMQRFPHHMVPPHHSLHQTGIPHPAIVTPNVKQESSHSDIGLNSSKHQDSKKEDEKKKQPHIKKPLNAFMLYMKEMRAKVVAECTLKESAAINQILGRRWHALSREEQAKYYELARKERQLHMQLYPGWSARDNYGKKKKRKRDKQPGEGNDLSAPKKCRARFGLDQQNNWCGPCRRKKKCIRYIQGEGSCASPPSSDGSILDSPPSSPSSVAPSPSSKESKPQTEQMQPLSLTMKPAHQPLHHPHLLAGHPPPPSLVLLENSTATAGRTPSPAHNGAHHHGSSGVSLARPSTASLCHSHSLHPNSTAPQPLSLVTKSVE
- the tcf7l2 gene encoding transcription factor 7-like 2 isoform X2; its protein translation is MPQLNGGGGDDLGANDEMISFKDEGEQEEKISENSSAERDLADVKSSLVNESETNQNSSSDSEAERRPPPRSETFRDKTRESLEEAAKRQDGGLFKSPSYPGYPFIMIPDLTSPYLPNGSLSPTARTYLQMKWPLLDVNHGSLQSRQALKDARSPSPAHIVGPFCLEFPGQSDLSLHQFQLSNKVPVVQHPHHVHPLTPLITYSNEHFTPGNPPPHLQGDVDPKTGIPRPPQHPDISPYYPLSPGTVGQIPHPLGWLVPQQGQPVYPITTGGFRHPYPTALTVNASMQSFLSSRFPHHMVPPHHSLHQTGIPHPAIVTPNVKQESSHSDIGLNSSTILYTLHRKHQDSKKEDEKKKQPHIKKPLNAFMLYMKEMRAKVVAECTLKESAAINQILGRRWHALSREEQAKYYELARKERQLHMQLYPGWSARDNYAGNQQGKKKKRKRDKQPGEGNEHREYFPNPCLSLPPITDANTPKKCRALFGLDQLSLWCKPCRRKKKCIRYIQGEGSCASPPSSDGSILDSPPSSPSSVAPSPSSKESKPQTEQMQPLSLTMKPAHQPLHHPHLLAGHPPPPSLVLLENSTATAGRTPSPAHNGAHHHGSSGVSLARPSTASLCHSHSLHPNSTAPQPLSLVTKSVE
- the tcf7l2 gene encoding transcription factor 7-like 2 isoform X5 gives rise to the protein MPQLNGGGGDDLGANDEMISFKDEGEQEEKISENSSAERDLADVKSSLVNESETNQNSSSDSEAERRPPPRSETFRDKTRESLEEAAKRQDGGLFKSPSYPGYPFIMIPDLTSPYLPNGSLSPTARTYLQMKWPLLDVNHGSLQSRQALKDARSPSPAHIVGPFCLEFPGQSDLSLHQFQLSNKVPVVQHPHHVHPLTPLITYSNEHFTPGNPPPHLQGDVDPKTGIPRPPQHPDISPYYPLSPGTVGQIPHPLGWLVPQQGQPVYPITTGGFRHPYPTALTVNASMQSFLSSRFPHHMVPPHHSLHQTGIPHPAIVTPNVKQESSHSDIGLNSSKHQDSKKEDEKKKQPHIKKPLNAFMLYMKEMRAKVVAECTLKESAAINQILGRRWHALSREEQAKYYELARKERQLHMQLYPGWSARDNYAGNQQGKKKKRKRDKQPGEGNEHREYFPNPCLSLPPITDLSAPKKCRARFGLDQQNNWCGPCRRKKKCIRYIQGEGSCASPPSSDGSILDSPPSSPSSVAPSPSSKESKPQTEQMQPLSLTMKPAHQPLHHPHLLAGHPPPPSLVLLENSTATAGRTPSPAHNGAHHHGSSGVSLARPSTASLCHSHSLHPNSTAPQPLSLVTKSVE
- the tcf7l2 gene encoding transcription factor 7-like 2 isoform X6 is translated as MPQLNGGGGDDLGANDEMISFKDEGEQEEKISENSSAERDLADVKSSLVNESETNQNSSSDSEAERRPPPRSETFRDKTRESLEEAAKRQDGGLFKSPSYPGYPFIMIPDLTSPYLPNGSLSPTARTYLQMKWPLLDVNHGSLQSRQALKDARSPSPAHIVGPFCLEFPGQSDLSLHQFQLSNKVPVVQHPHHVHPLTPLITYSNEHFTPGNPPPHLQGDVDPKTGIPRPPQHPDISPYYPLSPGTVGQIPHPLGWLVPQQGQPVYPITTGGFRHPYPTALTVNASMQSFLSSRFPHHMVPPHHSLHQTGIPHPAIVTPNVKQESSHSDIGLNSSKHQDSKKEDEKKKQPHIKKPLNAFMLYMKEMRAKVVAECTLKESAAINQILGRRWHALSREEQAKYYELARKERQLHMQLYPGWSARDNYGKKKKRKRDKQPGEGNEHREYFPNPCLSLPPITDLSAPKKCRARFGLDQQNNWCGPCRRKKKCIRYIQGEGSCASPPSSDGSILDSPPSSPSSVAPSPSSKESKPQTEQMQPLSLTMKPAHQPLHHPHLLAGHPPPPSLVLLENSTATAGRTPSPAHNGAHHHGSSGVSLARPSTASLCHSHSLHPNSTAPQPLSLVTKSVE
- the tcf7l2 gene encoding transcription factor 7-like 2 isoform X7, with amino-acid sequence MPQLNGGGGDDLGANDEMISFKDEGEQEEKISENSSAERDLADVKSSLVNESETNQNSSSDSEAERRPPPRSETFRDKTRESLEEAAKRQDGGLFKSPSYPGYPFIMIPDLTSPYLPNGSLSPTARTYLQMKWPLLDVNHGSLQSRQALKDARSPSPAHIVGPFCLEFPGQSDLSLHQFQLSNKVPVVQHPHHVHPLTPLITYSNEHFTPGNPPPHLQGDVDPKTGIPRPPQHPDISPYYPLSPGTVGQIPHPLGWLVPQQGQPVYPITTGGFRHPYPTALTVNASMQSFLSSRFPHHMVPPHHSLHQTGIPHPAIVTPNVKQESSHSDIGLNSSTILYTLHRKHQDSKKEDEKKKQPHIKKPLNAFMLYMKEMRAKVVAECTLKESAAINQILGRRWHALSREEQAKYYELARKERQLHMQLYPGWSARDNYAGNQQGKKKKRKRDKQPGEGNDANTPKKCRALFGLDQLSLWCKPCRRKKKCIRYIQGEGSCASPPSSDGSILDSPPSSPSSVAPSPSSKESKPQTEQMQPLSLTMKPAHQPLHHPHLLAGHPPPPSLVLLENSTATAGRTPSPAHNGAHHHGSSGVSLARPSTASLCHSHSLHPNSTAPQPLSLVTKSVE